A stretch of Neisseria subflava DNA encodes these proteins:
- the yegQ gene encoding tRNA 5-hydroxyuridine modification protein YegQ: protein MKAPELLLPAGGLERMRAAYDYGADAVYAGSPRYSLRARNNEFAKLDVLEQGIKEAHERNKKFFLTVNTLPHNSKLKTFVSDMEPLIAMKPDALIMADPGLIMTVREKWPEMPIHLSVQANTTNYWGVKFWQNIGVERIILSRELSMEEIAEIRQECPDIELEVFIHGALCIAYSGRCLLSGYFNHRDPNQGTCTNSCRWDYKVHNAVESDAGDAQLLQGFNFEKAQEEANQNFEGINGQKRHPYADKVFLIEESNRPGEMMPIMEDEHGTYIMNSKDLRGIEVVDKLAKIGVDSLKVEGRTKSLYYVARVAQSYRKAIDDAVAGRPFDYSLLSELEGLANRGYTSGFLERHQTQDYQNYLTGHSIAKQSQYVGHVTEIDENGWATIEVKNRFAIGDSLEIIHPSGNQTIKLEQMTRKGQPVDVAPGNGIQVKIPNMQGKEKALVARIMNP, encoded by the coding sequence ATGAAAGCACCCGAACTCTTATTGCCAGCAGGCGGCCTCGAACGTATGCGTGCTGCCTACGATTACGGCGCAGACGCCGTTTACGCCGGCAGCCCGCGTTACTCCCTGCGCGCCCGCAACAACGAATTTGCCAAACTCGACGTTCTCGAGCAAGGCATCAAAGAAGCACACGAGCGCAACAAAAAATTCTTCCTGACCGTCAATACGCTACCGCATAACTCCAAACTCAAAACCTTTGTTTCCGATATGGAGCCCTTGATTGCCATGAAACCCGACGCGCTGATTATGGCAGATCCAGGTTTGATCATGACCGTGCGCGAAAAATGGCCGGAAATGCCGATTCACCTGTCCGTACAGGCAAATACCACCAACTACTGGGGCGTAAAATTCTGGCAAAACATCGGCGTCGAACGCATTATTCTGTCACGCGAATTGAGCATGGAAGAAATCGCCGAAATCCGCCAAGAATGCCCCGACATCGAACTCGAAGTCTTCATTCACGGCGCATTGTGCATCGCCTACTCCGGCCGTTGCCTGCTCTCCGGCTATTTCAACCACCGCGACCCCAACCAAGGCACCTGCACCAACTCCTGCCGTTGGGACTACAAGGTTCACAACGCCGTTGAAAGCGATGCGGGCGACGCCCAACTTCTGCAAGGTTTCAACTTTGAAAAAGCCCAAGAAGAAGCCAACCAAAACTTTGAAGGCATCAACGGTCAAAAACGCCATCCCTACGCCGATAAAGTTTTCCTGATTGAAGAGTCCAACCGCCCGGGCGAAATGATGCCGATTATGGAAGACGAACACGGCACCTACATCATGAACTCCAAAGACCTTCGTGGCATCGAAGTGGTTGATAAACTAGCCAAAATCGGCGTGGACAGCCTTAAAGTCGAAGGCCGCACCAAGTCGCTTTATTATGTTGCACGCGTGGCCCAGTCCTACCGCAAAGCGATTGATGATGCCGTTGCAGGCCGTCCGTTTGATTACAGCCTGTTGAGCGAACTCGAAGGCCTTGCCAACCGCGGCTACACCAGCGGCTTCCTCGAGCGCCACCAAACTCAGGATTATCAAAACTACCTGACCGGCCACTCCATCGCCAAACAAAGCCAATATGTCGGCCACGTTACCGAAATCGATGAAAACGGCTGGGCGACCATCGAAGTCAAAAACCGCTTTGCCATCGGCGATTCACTCGAAATCATCCACCCAAGCGGCAACCAAACCATCAAATTGGAACAAATGACCCGCAAAGGCCAGCCTGTCGATGTTGCCCCAGGCAACGGTATTCAGGTCAAAATCCCCAACATGCAGGGCAAAGAAAAAGCTTTGGTTGCGCGGATTATGAATCCTTAA